Proteins encoded within one genomic window of Tursiops truncatus isolate mTurTru1 chromosome Y unlocalized genomic scaffold, mTurTru1.mat.Y SUPER_Y_unloc_1, whole genome shotgun sequence:
- the LOC117310641 gene encoding testis-specific Y-encoded protein 2-like has product MAGFSSEPGPHGNEAGPGVVLGVGGGPQEAGARGSPGVVREVGRVLALADGWGEEAAIFSGEVVRQCAALLEGEVARIMEVFWQPVEDMMEEVEVVAEKQQQQVVAEEQEEKPQEQGQEAPGPSPKSASLEALEALKVLQLQLEPVNRECSRHHFRLKVTTLRRRKPYLEHRSTIIQSIPGFWVKVFVNHPRMSAMISTQDKDMLSYMTNLKVEEFADRSDYRKIMLFFRKNPYFQNEVVVKEYLIEATRYRASHLAPIQWHRRFEEEVYSRRHNNSGLNFFNWFSDHSCVGSSRIAEIIGEDLWPNPLRYYPREKGPTGTGHREEDRHSRS; this is encoded by the exons CTCAGAGCCAGGTCCGCATGGGAATGAGGCGGGACCCGGGGTCGTCCTAGGTGTGGGAGGGGGTCCTCAGGAAGCAGGGGCCCGCGGGTCCCCAGGTGTGGTGCGGGAGGTGGGTAGGGTGCTGGCCCTAGCTGATGGGTGGGGCGAGGAGGCCGCCATCTTTAGCGGGGAGGTGGTGCGGCAATGCGCGGCCCTGTTGGAGGGAGAGGTGGCGCGGATCATGGAGGTGTTTTGGCAGCCTGTGGAGGACATGATGgaagaggtggaggtggtggcggaaaagcagcagcagcaggtggtGGCGGAAGAGCAGGAGGAGAAGCCCcaggagcaggggcaggaagCGCCAGGACCTTCCCCGAAGAGCGCCTCGCTGGAGGCGCTGGAGGCGCTGAAGGTCTTGCAGTTACAACTGGAGCCTGTGAATCGGGAGTGCAGCCGACACCACTTCCGTCTCAAGGTCACAACACTTCGGAGGCGGAAACCTTATCTGGAACACAGAAGCACCATCATCCagagcatccctggcttctgggTCAAAGTT TTTGTGAACCACCCCCGGATGTCGGCCATGATTAGCACCCAAGATAAAGACATGCTTAGCTACATGACCAACTTGAAG GTGGAGGAGTTCGCAGATCGCAGTGATTACCGCAAGATCATGTTGTTTTTCCGGAAGAACCCCTATTTCCAGAATGAGGTGGTTGTTAAGGAGTATCTCATTGAGGCCACTA GATATAGGGCATCTCATCTCGCTCCAATTCAGTGGCACCGTCGTTTTGAAGAGGAGGTGTATAGCCGCAGGCACAACAACAGCGGCCTTAACTTCTTCAACTGGTTCTCTGACCACAGCTGTGTAGGATCTAGCAGGATTGCTGAG ATCATCGGCGAGGACCTGTGGCCCAATCCCCTGCGCTACTACCCGAGGGAGAAAGGCCCCACCGGGACAGGTCACCGAGAGGAGGACAG GCACTCCCGATCTTGA